In Astyanax mexicanus isolate ESR-SI-001 chromosome 5, AstMex3_surface, whole genome shotgun sequence, a single window of DNA contains:
- the cfap52 gene encoding cilia- and flagella-associated protein 52, giving the protein MAGEEQQVSKLELEAVIGFNGHVLSGLQSHPDREHVIYPLGCTLIIKNLNSGKQSFLHGHTNNVSCLTVSKSGRYIASGQVTFMGFKADVIVWDYSKREIYAQLILHKVKVEALAFSPNEKFLVTLGGQDDGSIVVWDVEKKEAICGSPASTDMAGHCLTVAFSSHSDNIFISAGNNTLRVWELDHTNRKIHPTQCQTGKLKRIIKCIEIPEDDSFFYCGTTSGDILKVNLKSRLMNSCGPVKQKFSKGVNTLKMLRTGDLLVGSGDGAFSLCSSTNFKIIKRVELEGAVTSVALRGEGQQMFVGTNAAQIYRFGYTDFKPELISTSHSSAVSDTAFPYGCSELFATCSQDDIRVWRTDSCKEVLRIKVPNMTCNALGITRDGHSIYSAWNDGKIRMFTPESGRLKLIIHNAHSLGVTAIASGKDSNRLISGGGEGQVRVWEIMQDSYRLVASMKEHKASVNAIKIKSNGQECVTASSDGACIIWDLVRFVRNQMVLANTQFQTVCYHPEEYQIITSGTDRKIGYWEVFDGSAIRELYGSLTGAINSMDISQEGEHFVTGGDEKLIKVWHYTDGDVTHVGVGHSSSISSIRICPNSKVIISTSTDGAILRWRYPHST; this is encoded by the exons ATGGCTGGAGAGGAGCAGCAGGTTTCAAAGCTGGAGCTGGAAGCGGTTATTGGGTTTAATG GTCACGTGTTATCAGGTCTTCAGTCCCATCCAGACAGAGAGCATGTGATCTACCCGCTGGGCTGCACACTGATTATCAAAAACCTGAACAGTGGAAAGCAGAGCTTCCTTCATGGGCACACCAACAATGTCTCCTGCCTGACTGTGTCCAAGAGTGGACGATACATTGCATCTGGACAGGTCACTTTTATGGGCTTTAAG GCTGATGTGATAGTCTGGGATTATTCCAAAAGGGAAATCTACGCCCAGCTCATACTCCATAAAGTCAAAGTGGAGGCACTGGCCTTCTCCCCAAATGAGAAGTTCCTGGTGACTCTGGGCGGACAGGATGATGGCAG TATTGTAGTGTGGGATGTGGAGAAGAAGGAAGCTATCTGTGGAAGCCCTGCATCAACTGACATGGCAGGACACTGCCTGACTGTGGCTTTCTCTAGCCACAGTGACAACATCTTCATATCGGCTGGAAA TAATACTCTCAGAGTGTGGGAGCTGGACCATACCAACAGGAAAATTCACCCCACTCAGTGCCAGACTGGAAAACTAAAGCGCATCATTAAGTGCATTGAG aTCCCAGAGGATGATAGTTTCTTTTACTGTGGCACAACCAGTGGAGATATACTGAAAGTGAATCTGAAGAGCCGGCTAATGAACAGCTGTGGGCCGGTCAAGCAAAAATTCAGTAAG ggcgtGAACACTCTAAAGATGCTGAGGACGGGGGATTTGTTAGTGGGTTCGGGAGACGGAGCATTCAGCCTTTGCTCTTCAACCAACTTTAAAATCATTAA GCGTGTGGAGCTGGAGGGAGCTGTAACGTCCGTGGCTCTGCGAGGTGAAGGTCAGCAGATGTTTGTGGGCACCAACGCCGCTCAGATCTACCGCTTCGGATACACTGATTTCAAACCTGAGCTCATCTCCACCAGCCACAGCAGTGCAGTTAGTGATACGGCCTTTCCTTA cGGCTGTTCCGAGCTGTTTGCCACCTGTTCTCAGGATGATATCCGGGTCTGGCGCACTGACTCCTGTAAGGAGGTCCTGCGGATTAAAGTGCCCAACATGACCTGCAATGCTCTGGGCATCACGCGGGACGGCCACAGCATCTACAGCG CGTGGAATGACGGGAAAATCCGAATGTTTACCCCTGAGAGCGGCCGCCTGAAGCTGATCATTCACAACGCCCACAGCCTGGGAGTGACTGCTATAGCCAGTGGCAAGGACAGCAATAGGCTCATCAGCGGAGGAGGAGAGGGGCAG gtgcgTGTATGGGAGATCATGCAGGACTCCTACAGGCTGGTGGCCAGCATGAAGGAACACAAAGCTTCAGTGAACGCCATCAAGATCAAAAGTAATGGTCAGGAGTGTGTGACGGCCAGTTCAGATGGAGCATGCATCATCTGGGACCTTgt ccGGTTTGTTAGGAACCAGATGGTTCTAGCTAACACACAATTCCAGACAGTCTGCTACCATCCTGAAGAATACCAGATCATCACGAGTGGCACAGACAGGAAG ATTGGTTACTGGGAGGTGTTTGATGGTTCAGCTATCAGAGAGCTGTATGGTTCTCTGACTGGAGCCATCAACAGCATGGACATCAGCCAGGAGGGGGAGCACTTTGTCACCG GTGGAGATGAGAAGCTGATTAAGGTGTGGCATTATACTGATGGTGATGTCACTCACGTGGGCGTTGGCcatagcagcagcatcagcagcattcGGATCTGTCCCAATAGCAAAGTGATCATCAGCACCAGCACAGACGGAGCCATACTGCGCTGGAGATACCCTCACTCCACATAA